The following nucleotide sequence is from Ferruginibacter lapsinanis.
TTGGTTTAGTCTTGTTGTATTACTGCTTTCTACCCATGCAAATTGTCCGTTACTTGCAGTTCCTCCTCCCGTATTAAACATATAGGTAAGGAAAGTTGGTTTAGGAGAAAGTGAAGTGAAAACACTATTCCAATTTGTACTGCCAGTTATAGTTCTTGGACCAAATACCAGCAACAATGGCGAGCCATTTATTTTTTCATAATTGGATTTCGAAAAATAGTTTGTTTGGGCATAAGCCATATCGCTTTGTGCTTGTGTAATTTGATTAGTGGCGCTGCTTACTGTAAAGTCTTCATATACTAATGCAAAAGAAAGTCCGGCTTTGGCGAGTCTTGATACGATCGTACTCGTATTCCGTTCTAACATAGGGAAATCGAATTTGGAACTTGAACCATACCAATCAATTAAAATCCCATCAATACCACTAAGTTTCATTAATAATAATTGGTAATCAATTATAGTTGTATCATTTGATGCATATGGACCTGTTAAGGGATAATAATGTGATGCTATTGTGGTTGGCGGGGATACAGCGGCATTCATTGTCCAATGCTGTCCCCATGAGCCGGGGTTTAAAGTGTTAGACGTTGGAGTTTCAAACCAAGGCATTACATGTGCAAATACCTTTTTGGTAGATGTTTTTGCGACAGAAACAGGAGACAGGGGAATAACATTACCACTAAAAAGCGGAGGAACTACTGAACATAAATTAAACCAAGCTGAGTTCTTATATAATTCAATACATGTTGAATCTGTATTATAAATTACCATACCCGCCACCGGATTTTGAATAGCATTTCGGGCAGTAGTGTTCATTCTCGGAGGAAGAAAAGCTTTGTCGTTTGATGTAAGATCTAATATACTGGAGGCATTGGGCGTATTAGTTCCAATACCTATTTGCGCAATAGCAGATAAAATTAAAGAACTAAGTAAGCATGTGGTAAGGATGAATTTTTTCATTTTGCAATTTAATCATGAGTGAAATTAATATGGTTCCCCATATAGATGTTATTGCTTTATATTTCAAAGCAGAACGATACAATAACGTTAAATAGAAGCAATAGTGGTAAGTGTGTGATCAGATATGAACCTCCTAAAGTTTTTGCTGATTGGTTCGGAGA
It contains:
- a CDS encoding glycoside hydrolase family 71/99-like protein — protein: MKKFILTTCLLSSLILSAIAQIGIGTNTPNASSILDLTSNDKAFLPPRMNTTARNAIQNPVAGMVIYNTDSTCIELYKNSAWFNLCSVVPPLFSGNVIPLSPVSVAKTSTKKVFAHVMPWFETPTSNTLNPGSWGQHWTMNAAVSPPTTIASHYYPLTGPYASNDTTIIDYQLLLMKLSGIDGILIDWYGSSSKFDFPMLERNTSTIVSRLAKAGLSFALVYEDFTVSSATNQITQAQSDMAYAQTNYFSKSNYEKINGSPLLLVFGPRTITGSTNWNSVFTSLSPKPTFLTYMFNTGGGTASNGQFAWVESSNTTRLNQFYATSPGMKMTAAYPGFNSYYALGGTGWSNVGNPTWVIAANGTSNFQTTLNLAIQQADQYIQLPTWNDYGEGTMIEPTTTADGGFGYSLLTTLQQTLGVTSLAQADLEAVYTLYQLRKSYAGNATALAKLNQVYYYIVSLQMTKAKALLATLQ